One genomic window of Chloroflexota bacterium includes the following:
- a CDS encoding BMP family protein codes for MSARKPSFIVISLIAALTLILSACATPPPATVIVKETVTVKETVEVQTTVEVPVEVTSIPEPAKTVKVFGAFATPLEEPWDNVIHTALVAAQERGEIEYTWADNIGYSGDMERVLREEATKNAPDAIFGDAFGNRDGVAKVAAEFPAIAFVFGSDGGPQNPNLAVFDNWIHEPAYLTGLIAGKMTETKHIGVVAAIPIPEVNRIVNAFIQGVKEANPDAKVTVSYIGGFFDPAKAKEATLAMIDAGADIIYAEREGGIEAAAEKGLFAFGSLTDQNAEAPDYVLTSPLWNMGPTVDYVVAQIKAGSYTAQDLKDFSLMAKGGSSLAPYHGNDSKIPADVLDLVKQKQEAIISGNFRVDINEGAPPSGQ; via the coding sequence ATGTCTGCTCGCAAACCCAGCTTTATCGTCATCAGTTTGATCGCCGCCCTGACGCTGATCCTCAGCGCCTGCGCGACGCCACCACCGGCGACGGTAATCGTCAAAGAGACCGTCACCGTCAAGGAAACCGTCGAAGTCCAGACGACCGTCGAAGTCCCTGTCGAAGTCACCTCCATCCCAGAACCGGCCAAGACGGTCAAAGTCTTTGGCGCGTTCGCCACCCCGCTCGAAGAGCCGTGGGATAACGTGATCCATACTGCTCTGGTTGCCGCTCAGGAGCGCGGCGAGATTGAATATACCTGGGCGGATAACATCGGTTACTCGGGCGACATGGAACGTGTTCTGCGCGAGGAAGCCACCAAGAACGCGCCGGATGCCATCTTCGGCGACGCCTTTGGCAACCGGGATGGTGTCGCCAAAGTGGCCGCCGAGTTCCCGGCCATTGCCTTTGTCTTCGGCTCGGATGGCGGCCCGCAGAATCCCAACCTGGCCGTGTTCGACAACTGGATTCACGAACCGGCTTATCTGACGGGCCTGATCGCCGGCAAGATGACCGAGACCAAGCACATCGGTGTGGTAGCCGCCATCCCGATCCCGGAAGTTAATCGGATCGTCAACGCTTTCATCCAGGGCGTCAAAGAAGCCAACCCGGATGCCAAGGTGACGGTGAGTTACATCGGCGGCTTCTTCGATCCGGCCAAGGCTAAAGAGGCCACTCTGGCCATGATTGACGCCGGGGCCGACATCATCTACGCCGAGCGCGAGGGCGGCATTGAGGCCGCCGCCGAGAAAGGCCTGTTTGCCTTCGGCAGTCTCACCGACCAGAACGCCGAAGCGCCCGACTACGTGCTCACCAGCCCGTTGTGGAATATGGGGCCAACGGTGGATTACGTGGTTGCCCAAATCAAAGCCGGTTCCTACACCGCCCAGGACTTGAAGGACTTCAGCCTGATGGCCAAGGGTGGGTCGTCGCTTGCGCCCTATCACGGCAACGACTCCAAGATTCCGGCGGACGTGCTCGACCTGGTGAAGCAGAAGCAGGAGGCTATCATCAGCGGCAACTTCCGCGTGGACATCAACGAGGGCGCGCCGCCTTCGGGGCAGTAG
- a CDS encoding nucleoside deaminase: MDYSKLLEAAIAEARQGLAEGGIPIGACLADGQGNILGRGHNRRVQQGDPSVHGETDAFRNAGRVKTYRDKIMVTTLAPCWYCSGLVRQFNIGTVVVGESVNFQGGVDWLRENGVNVVDLHSEVCIKMLGDFIREHPELWAEDIGEA; the protein is encoded by the coding sequence ATGGACTACTCAAAACTTTTAGAAGCCGCAATCGCCGAAGCGCGGCAGGGCCTGGCCGAAGGCGGCATTCCCATCGGCGCCTGTTTGGCCGACGGGCAGGGCAACATTCTGGGGCGCGGCCACAACCGGCGAGTGCAACAAGGCGATCCTTCAGTTCACGGCGAGACCGATGCCTTCCGCAACGCCGGGCGAGTGAAGACCTATCGCGACAAGATCATGGTCACTACCCTGGCCCCGTGCTGGTATTGCAGTGGTCTCGTCCGCCAGTTCAACATCGGCACGGTCGTTGTCGGCGAGTCGGTCAACTTTCAGGGCGGCGTAGACTGGCTGCGCGAGAACGGCGTCAACGTCGTTGACCTGCATTCCGAAGTGTGCATCAAGATGTTAGGCGACTTCATCCGCGAGCACCCGGAATTGTGGGCGGAGGATATTGGGGAAGCGTAG
- a CDS encoding GNAT family N-acetyltransferase yields the protein MEISFRPARPDDHPAMLALCAKIWDGNDYIPEVWDDWLAEPHGQFTAVMDGETLIGLGKLSLMADGAQKEWWLQGLRIDPAYRGQGIGRQLHEHNMALWHRLGGPGVLRLLTADDNLMVQRLCEQTGFQRLARVIWHRAEALSPSSASDSFRPVAPAEAASLFSTVEPSHLYQHHHRLMSLEGGWSWTELTLARLNQFAERGNAWLWHGRALTLVEPITGEDSGAPTLHLSFVGTTTDDLAGCLRETRTLASRLGRQFVSVTVSADDLILSEVLNAAGFARSWDGSYFIYEISQ from the coding sequence ATGGAAATTAGTTTTCGCCCGGCCCGGCCCGACGACCACCCGGCCATGCTGGCCCTGTGCGCCAAAATCTGGGACGGCAACGATTACATCCCGGAAGTTTGGGACGACTGGCTGGCCGAGCCTCACGGCCAGTTCACGGCGGTGATGGACGGCGAGACGTTGATCGGCCTGGGCAAGCTGTCTTTGATGGCCGACGGGGCGCAGAAAGAATGGTGGTTGCAAGGTCTGCGGATCGATCCGGCGTATCGCGGCCAGGGCATTGGCCGCCAACTGCACGAGCACAACATGGCCTTGTGGCATCGCCTCGGCGGGCCGGGTGTGCTCAGGCTGTTGACGGCAGACGACAACCTGATGGTTCAACGCCTGTGCGAGCAGACCGGTTTCCAACGGTTGGCGCGTGTCATCTGGCATCGCGCCGAGGCGCTCTCCCCGTCCTCAGCCAGCGACTCATTCCGGCCCGTCGCCCCGGCAGAGGCGGCCTCCCTGTTTTCAACGGTTGAGCCGTCTCATCTGTATCAACATCACCATCGTCTGATGAGTTTGGAAGGCGGGTGGTCGTGGACGGAGCTGACCTTAGCTCGCTTGAATCAATTTGCCGAGCGCGGCAACGCCTGGCTGTGGCATGGGCGGGCGTTGACGCTTGTTGAGCCGATTACCGGTGAAGACAGCGGCGCGCCGACACTGCACTTAAGTTTTGTGGGAACGACGACGGATGATTTGGCCGGGTGCTTGCGCGAGACGCGGACTCTGGCGAGCCGGTTGGGCCGCCAGTTTGTAAGTGTGACCGTCTCCGCCGACGATCTTATTCTCTCTGAAGTCCTGAACGCCGCCGGATTCGCCAGAAGCTGGGACGGCAGTTATTTTATTTACGAGATTTCGCAATGA
- a CDS encoding AI-2E family transporter has translation MPTTEEVTSPRWGGSTKLIVALTAVALIAWVLWRFQFLIAPLVTAVMIAYLLNPVITFIAGRLKWSRTGVAALLYLILVLALASLATGVGLYVANQIAGLNLNVQQIVADLPKRIDELTHSQFVILGYTIDLSRLDFTTVYNQIASAIQLVLTQTGSIVGQVASNTAEFVGWTVLVLLVSFYIVKDVSGVRGAIDRYAADPGYQRDASRLIHEFQNVWNAFLRGQAALAITIWLVDWIGLSILNVRYAFVLGLLAGLLEFVPTIGPITAGAIGIGIALFQPGNWFGLSPLPYAAVVALFFFLVQQAENYVLVPRIIGEHLNLHPALIMIGAIMGASLAGILGLLLAAPMAATIKLFGRYAWRKMLDLPPFEEEEAPKPKPIIALPKIDFKAWFKRGEARKKTTDKADGTD, from the coding sequence ATGCCCACAACAGAAGAAGTTACCTCACCACGCTGGGGAGGCTCGACCAAGTTGATCGTGGCGCTGACGGCGGTGGCCCTCATCGCCTGGGTGCTGTGGCGCTTTCAATTCCTGATCGCGCCGTTGGTCACGGCAGTAATGATCGCCTACCTGCTCAACCCGGTTATCACCTTTATCGCCGGGCGGCTCAAGTGGTCGCGGACGGGGGTGGCGGCGTTGTTGTATTTGATTCTGGTGCTGGCGCTGGCCTCGCTGGCGACCGGAGTGGGCCTGTACGTAGCCAATCAGATCGCCGGCCTCAATTTGAACGTCCAGCAAATTGTTGCCGACCTGCCGAAGCGGATTGACGAACTGACGCACAGCCAGTTTGTGATCCTCGGCTACACCATTGACCTCTCGCGGCTTGACTTCACCACCGTCTACAATCAAATTGCCTCGGCCATCCAACTGGTGTTGACCCAGACCGGCTCAATCGTAGGGCAGGTGGCCTCCAATACCGCCGAGTTCGTCGGCTGGACGGTGCTGGTTCTGCTGGTGTCGTTTTACATCGTCAAAGATGTGTCCGGTGTGCGCGGGGCGATTGATCGTTACGCCGCCGACCCTGGCTACCAGCGCGACGCCTCGCGGCTGATCCACGAGTTCCAAAATGTTTGGAATGCATTCTTGCGCGGCCAGGCGGCGCTGGCGATCACCATCTGGCTGGTGGATTGGATCGGCCTGTCGATCCTTAACGTGCGCTACGCTTTTGTGCTTGGCCTGCTGGCGGGTCTGCTGGAGTTTGTGCCCACCATCGGCCCGATCACGGCCGGCGCAATTGGCATTGGCATCGCCCTGTTCCAGCCCGGCAACTGGTTTGGCCTGTCGCCATTGCCGTACGCCGCCGTCGTCGCCCTGTTCTTCTTCCTGGTGCAACAGGCCGAGAACTACGTGCTGGTGCCGCGCATCATCGGCGAGCACCTCAACCTGCACCCGGCGCTGATCATGATCGGAGCCATCATGGGCGCCAGCCTGGCCGGAATTCTGGGCCTGCTGCTGGCCGCGCCGATGGCCGCGACGATCAAGTTGTTTGGCCGTTATGCCTGGCGCAAGATGCTCGACCTGCCGCCTTTTGAAGAAGAGGAGGCGCCCAAACCCAAGCCCATCATTGCCTTACCTAAGATTGATTTCAAAGCGTGGTTCAAGCGGGGCGAGGCCAGGAAAAAGACAACCGATAAAGCCGACGGAACGGATTGA
- a CDS encoding polyribonucleotide nucleotidyltransferase — MPESKQYNVMIGSDLITFETGKLAGLAGGAVTVRVGDTMLLATATMSKEPRLGIDFFPLSVDYEEKLYAAGRIPGSFFRREGRASEGAILTARLTDRPLRPLFPDDLRNDVQVIITSLSVDQVHQPDILAINGASAALTISDIPFGVTPYDGPIGAVRVGLVDGELVVNPTFEMMDRSDLDLRLAGTRDAILMVECGSKEVSEALMVEALEFGHKALQPIIDLQTQMAAEIGKPKRDYRRFTLSPELAAAVKEKEAGRTGQAMRAESDKAARNAALDAIEADVLAAFAAQPDKSPSEIKEILHDILQVEVRARIIKDGVRPDGRGLRDIRPLAAEVGLSPRAHGSGLFTRGETQVLSLATLGTPRDAQELDTLSPEDKKRYMHHYNFPPFSTGETRPLRGSSRREVGHGALAERALIPVLPPDTDFPYTLRVVSEALSSNGSTSMASVCGSTLALMDAGVPISSPVAGIAMGLVKDDNGYAVLTDIQGLEDHLGDMDFKVAGTEKGITALQMDIKIKGLTAQIMSEALAQAREARLKILELIRSVLPEPRPGLSPFAPRMTIMQINPEKIGAVIGPGGKMIRKIQEETGVKIDIEDDGKVFIAGTDGPSADKAREMIAALTESPEIGRIYTGKVVRTADFGAFVEIMPGVDGMVHISQLADYRVNKVEDIAKLGDELTVMVINVDEGGKIRLSRQAVLEGWTAEEAMERDRKPSGGGRPGGGDRGGFRGGGRPGGGDRNRGPRR, encoded by the coding sequence ATGCCTGAATCAAAACAATATAACGTCATGATTGGAAGTGACTTGATCACTTTCGAAACCGGCAAGCTGGCCGGGCTGGCCGGGGGCGCCGTCACTGTTAGAGTGGGCGACACCATGCTGTTAGCGACAGCCACTATGTCCAAAGAACCGCGTCTGGGAATTGACTTCTTCCCTCTCAGCGTGGACTACGAAGAGAAGCTGTACGCCGCCGGGCGCATCCCCGGCTCGTTCTTCCGGCGCGAAGGCCGGGCCAGCGAAGGCGCCATCCTTACTGCCCGCCTCACCGACCGCCCCTTGCGCCCGCTCTTCCCCGACGACCTGCGCAACGATGTGCAAGTCATCATCACCTCACTCTCGGTTGACCAGGTTCACCAGCCCGACATCCTGGCCATCAACGGCGCAAGCGCGGCCCTGACCATCTCCGACATCCCGTTCGGCGTGACGCCCTACGACGGGCCAATCGGCGCGGTGCGGGTGGGCCTGGTGGACGGCGAACTCGTCGTCAACCCCACCTTCGAGATGATGGATCGTTCCGATCTTGACCTGCGCCTGGCCGGAACCCGTGACGCCATTCTCATGGTCGAGTGCGGCTCGAAAGAAGTCTCGGAAGCTCTGATGGTCGAAGCGTTGGAATTCGGCCACAAGGCTCTGCAACCGATCATTGATCTGCAAACGCAAATGGCCGCCGAGATCGGCAAGCCCAAGCGCGATTATCGCCGCTTCACCCTCAGCCCCGAACTGGCGGCGGCGGTGAAAGAAAAAGAGGCGGGCCGCACCGGCCAGGCCATGCGCGCCGAGTCCGACAAAGCCGCCCGCAACGCCGCCCTCGACGCTATCGAAGCCGACGTGCTGGCCGCCTTTGCCGCTCAGCCGGACAAATCGCCCTCCGAGATCAAAGAAATTCTGCACGACATCCTGCAGGTCGAAGTCCGGGCGCGCATCATCAAAGACGGCGTCCGCCCCGACGGGCGCGGCTTGCGCGACATCCGTCCGCTGGCGGCAGAGGTCGGCCTCAGCCCGCGCGCGCACGGCAGCGGCCTCTTCACTCGCGGCGAAACGCAGGTGCTCTCGCTGGCGACACTCGGCACGCCCCGCGACGCCCAGGAACTCGACACACTCTCGCCCGAAGACAAGAAGCGCTACATGCACCACTACAACTTCCCGCCGTTCTCAACCGGCGAGACTCGCCCCTTGCGCGGCTCCTCGCGGCGCGAGGTGGGTCACGGCGCGCTGGCCGAGCGCGCCCTCATCCCGGTTCTGCCGCCCGACACGGACTTTCCGTACACCTTGCGCGTCGTCTCCGAAGCGCTTTCGTCGAACGGCTCGACCTCGATGGCTTCGGTCTGCGGCTCGACGCTGGCGCTGATGGATGCCGGTGTGCCGATCTCGTCGCCGGTGGCCGGAATTGCGATGGGCCTGGTGAAAGACGACAACGGCTACGCCGTCCTCACCGACATTCAGGGCCTCGAAGATCACCTGGGTGACATGGACTTCAAAGTGGCCGGGACTGAAAAAGGCATCACCGCCCTGCAAATGGACATCAAGATCAAGGGCCTCACCGCCCAGATCATGTCCGAGGCGCTAGCCCAGGCCCGCGAAGCCCGGCTGAAGATTCTGGAATTGATCCGGAGCGTCCTGCCCGAACCGCGCCCCGGCCTCTCGCCGTTCGCCCCGCGCATGACGATCATGCAGATCAACCCTGAAAAGATCGGGGCGGTCATCGGCCCCGGCGGCAAGATGATCCGCAAGATTCAAGAAGAGACCGGGGTGAAGATTGACATTGAGGACGATGGCAAGGTGTTCATTGCCGGAACCGACGGGCCGAGCGCCGACAAAGCCCGCGAGATGATCGCCGCCCTCACCGAGTCGCCGGAGATTGGCCGCATCTACACCGGCAAGGTCGTGCGCACTGCCGACTTCGGCGCGTTCGTCGAAATCATGCCCGGCGTGGATGGTATGGTTCACATCAGCCAACTGGCCGACTATCGCGTCAACAAAGTGGAAGACATTGCCAAGCTTGGCGACGAACTGACCGTCATGGTCATCAACGTGGACGAGGGCGGAAAGATTCGGCTCTCGCGCCAGGCCGTGCTCGAAGGCTGGACGGCGGAAGAAGCGATGGAACGCGATCGCAAACCGTCGGGCGGAGGCCGACCGGGCGGCGGAGACCGGGGCGGGTTCCGGGGCGGCGGCCGCCCCGGCGGCGGCGATCGCAATCGCGGCCCGAGGCGGTAA
- the rpsO gene encoding 30S ribosomal protein S15, giving the protein MALNKEQKSQVINNTRRHDKDTGSPEVQVAILTSKITYLTDHLRKHKGDVASRRGLLKMVGTRRRLLTYLNKSNPASYAALVNKLGLRKAKSA; this is encoded by the coding sequence ATGGCTCTAAACAAGGAACAAAAATCGCAAGTCATTAACAACACCCGTCGGCACGACAAAGACACCGGCTCGCCGGAAGTGCAGGTTGCCATCCTCACCAGCAAGATCACTTATCTCACCGATCATTTGCGCAAGCACAAAGGAGACGTCGCCTCCCGCCGAGGCCTGTTGAAGATGGTGGGCACTCGACGCCGCTTGCTCACTTATCTCAACAAATCCAACCCGGCGTCCTACGCCGCTTTGGTGAACAAACTGGGTTTGCGGAAAGCAAAGTCAGCCTAA
- a CDS encoding DNA alkylation repair protein yields MPALDIAQIRAEAAEVAKLYGDPEAFALNARDFFQVHSAPSFRRSDVVTTNAPLKSYDTPPPVIRALVNAVRKMAAVNDAHTLLVAERLWADPVREQRRLAVDLLGLVVAIRPDESYQLMMRWLIGLDDLELIGALATEVSGPWLTGDLYGRLDQVRQWVNSPYKHQRQFGVMTLAPLAKLRNFGDTSAVLEVMTGVMRENDVEVRKSVAHVIRDLSANGPGEVARFLGSWADTIDKNTNWIVRHALEKLDTDTRTQISSILRGQGRE; encoded by the coding sequence ATGCCGGCCTTAGACATTGCCCAGATACGAGCCGAAGCCGCCGAGGTGGCGAAGTTGTATGGCGACCCGGAAGCCTTTGCCCTGAACGCCAGAGATTTTTTTCAGGTACACAGCGCCCCCAGCTTTCGCCGGAGTGACGTTGTCACCACCAACGCGCCGCTCAAAAGCTACGACACGCCGCCGCCGGTCATTCGGGCGCTGGTCAACGCCGTGCGCAAAATGGCGGCTGTCAACGACGCGCACACCCTGTTGGTGGCCGAACGGTTGTGGGCCGACCCGGTTCGGGAACAGAGGCGGCTGGCCGTTGACCTGCTGGGCCTGGTGGTCGCCATCCGGCCGGACGAGTCTTATCAATTGATGATGCGCTGGTTGATCGGGCTTGACGACCTGGAGTTGATTGGCGCTCTGGCAACTGAGGTGAGCGGGCCGTGGCTGACAGGCGATTTGTATGGCCGGCTGGATCAGGTGCGGCAGTGGGTGAATAGTCCCTACAAGCACCAGCGCCAGTTCGGGGTGATGACGCTGGCCCCACTGGCTAAATTACGCAACTTTGGCGATACCTCGGCGGTGCTGGAAGTGATGACGGGCGTGATGCGCGAGAACGACGTGGAAGTGCGCAAGAGTGTTGCTCACGTGATACGCGACTTGTCGGCCAATGGGCCGGGCGAAGTGGCGCGCTTCCTCGGCAGTTGGGCCGACACGATTGACAAGAACACTAACTGGATCGTGCGCCACGCCCTGGAAAAACTGGACACAGACACTCGCACCCAAATCTCATCCATTTTGCGCGGGCAGGGCCGGGAATGA
- a CDS encoding GNAT family N-acetyltransferase, translated as MVVEPVTLMGRHVRLEPLNPSHAEDLLIAGRDPEVWTYMPRHAFETLEDVKAWIAWSLEQAAKGTDSPFAIINLVTGKAVGSTRFMDIATADRRLEIGWTWLAREAWQTPVNTECKYLLLRHAFEVLGCLRVQLKTDLRNTRSQQAIERLGAVKEGVLRKHVILKLKGDYQRSSVMYSIIDTEWPAAKARLEAKMGSMKNTKEHEEESCS; from the coding sequence ATGGTCGTTGAACCTGTGACCCTGATGGGCCGCCACGTCCGGCTTGAGCCATTGAATCCATCGCACGCCGAAGATTTGTTAATCGCCGGGCGCGACCCCGAAGTTTGGACTTACATGCCACGCCACGCATTTGAGACGCTGGAGGATGTGAAAGCGTGGATTGCCTGGTCGCTGGAACAGGCGGCCAAAGGAACGGACAGCCCTTTTGCCATCATCAATTTAGTGACCGGCAAAGCGGTGGGTAGCACCCGTTTTATGGATATTGCGACCGCCGACCGCCGCCTGGAAATTGGCTGGACGTGGCTGGCGCGTGAGGCCTGGCAGACGCCGGTGAACACCGAGTGCAAGTACCTGCTTCTGCGCCACGCCTTTGAAGTTCTGGGCTGTCTGCGGGTTCAGTTGAAGACTGACTTGCGTAACACACGCTCACAGCAGGCTATTGAACGGCTGGGGGCGGTGAAAGAGGGTGTGTTGAGGAAGCATGTGATTCTGAAGCTCAAAGGGGATTACCAGCGAAGCAGCGTAATGTACAGCATCATTGATACCGAATGGCCGGCGGCGAAGGCCCGGCTTGAAGCGAAGATGGGATCCATGAAGAACACGAAGGAACACGAAGAAGAAAGCTGTTCGTGA
- a CDS encoding dual specificity protein phosphatase family protein produces the protein MRVVGLAWKGARVFATRLFVQGPRYTWLWLYEKIARIQQGLSPVETSRVNDKLFVGGQQYKRGLDKMRQLGIGATVSLREEADDAVRGVALSRHLWLPTPDDGAPTLAQLEDGVSFIRDSIRAGHGVYIHCAQGVGRAPTLAAAYLIAEGHSPHSALEAIRKARPFITPTPIQLKRLAEWEKRNSNGR, from the coding sequence ATGAGAGTTGTCGGTTTAGCCTGGAAAGGCGCGCGAGTGTTTGCCACCCGTTTATTCGTGCAAGGGCCGCGTTACACCTGGCTGTGGCTCTACGAAAAAATTGCCCGTATCCAACAAGGCCTGTCGCCGGTTGAAACGAGCAGGGTGAACGACAAGTTATTCGTGGGCGGCCAGCAATACAAGCGCGGGCTGGATAAGATGCGCCAGCTTGGCATCGGGGCCACCGTCAGCTTGCGGGAAGAGGCCGACGATGCAGTCCGGGGCGTGGCCCTGTCCCGTCACCTGTGGTTGCCCACCCCCGACGACGGCGCACCCACCCTGGCGCAACTTGAGGACGGCGTGAGTTTCATTCGAGACTCCATTCGGGCCGGGCATGGCGTTTACATTCACTGCGCCCAGGGCGTGGGGCGCGCGCCCACCCTGGCGGCGGCCTACCTGATCGCCGAAGGCCACTCGCCGCACTCGGCGCTGGAGGCCATTCGTAAGGCCCGGCCCTTCATCACGCCGACGCCGATTCAGTTGAAGCGTCTGGCCGAGTGGGAGAAACGGAACAGCAATGGTCGTTGA
- a CDS encoding proline--tRNA ligase, with product MSEQKLPSRAEDFSEWYNTLVQRADLADYGPVRGTMIVKPYGWTLWENIQAALDKRFKATGHVNAGFPMFIPRHFIEKEKKHVEGFAPEMAVVTIGGGETLEEELIVRPTSETTIGHAYAKWIKSYRDLPVLINLWNSVVRWELRTKLFLRTLEFWWQEGHTAHATYEEGQFETLQMLDIYADFAENEAAIPVFKGRKSEAERFAGADQTYSIEAMMGDGKALQAGTSHNLGQNFAKAFEIKYQDKNNKLQYCWTTSWGLSTRFIGAIIMVHGDDKGLILPPRLAPHQVVIVPIFKNDDEKAKVMEVVNKSRAELVAADVRVKVDDRDEAPGFKYNDWEMRGVPLRLEVGPKDVEKGTVALARRDRPGKEGKSFTPQAGIAQTVVETLKSIQQSLYDRALAFRAANTFDPKTYDEFKVVVEKGFAFSYWCGERECETQIKEETKATTRCVPLDGQPAGPGVCIHCGKPATEKAVFAKAY from the coding sequence ATGTCAGAGCAAAAACTGCCTTCCCGCGCCGAAGATTTTTCAGAGTGGTATAACACCCTGGTGCAACGCGCCGACCTGGCCGATTACGGCCCGGTGCGCGGGACAATGATCGTCAAACCGTACGGCTGGACGTTGTGGGAAAACATTCAGGCCGCGCTGGACAAACGCTTCAAGGCCACCGGCCACGTCAACGCCGGCTTCCCCATGTTCATCCCGCGTCACTTCATCGAGAAGGAAAAGAAACACGTCGAAGGCTTCGCCCCGGAAATGGCCGTCGTCACTATCGGCGGCGGCGAAACCTTAGAAGAAGAGTTGATCGTCCGACCGACCTCGGAAACCACCATCGGCCACGCCTACGCCAAATGGATCAAGTCTTATCGCGACCTGCCGGTGCTGATCAATTTGTGGAACAGCGTGGTGCGTTGGGAGCTTCGCACTAAACTCTTTTTGCGAACGCTGGAGTTCTGGTGGCAGGAGGGCCACACCGCTCACGCCACTTATGAAGAAGGCCAGTTTGAAACGTTGCAAATGCTCGACATCTACGCTGACTTTGCCGAGAACGAGGCCGCCATCCCGGTGTTCAAGGGCCGCAAGAGCGAGGCCGAGCGTTTCGCCGGGGCCGACCAGACTTATTCGATTGAGGCCATGATGGGCGACGGCAAAGCTTTGCAAGCGGGCACGTCGCACAACCTGGGCCAGAACTTTGCCAAAGCGTTTGAGATCAAATATCAAGACAAAAACAATAAATTGCAGTATTGCTGGACGACCTCATGGGGACTCTCGACGCGCTTCATCGGAGCCATCATCATGGTTCACGGCGACGACAAAGGCCTGATCCTGCCGCCCCGGCTTGCCCCGCACCAGGTCGTCATTGTGCCTATCTTCAAGAACGACGACGAGAAGGCCAAAGTGATGGAAGTGGTCAACAAGAGTCGGGCCGAGTTGGTGGCCGCCGATGTCCGGGTGAAAGTGGACGACCGCGATGAAGCGCCCGGCTTCAAGTACAACGACTGGGAGATGCGCGGCGTGCCTCTGCGGCTCGAAGTTGGTCCGAAGGACGTGGAGAAGGGCACGGTGGCGCTGGCCCGGCGCGACCGGCCTGGCAAAGAAGGCAAAAGCTTCACGCCTCAAGCCGGCATCGCTCAGACCGTGGTCGAGACACTCAAGTCCATTCAGCAATCGCTTTACGACCGGGCGCTGGCTTTCCGCGCGGCCAACACTTTCGATCCTAAGACTTACGACGAATTCAAAGTCGTCGTCGAGAAAGGCTTTGCCTTTTCGTACTGGTGCGGCGAGCGCGAGTGCGAAACGCAGATCAAGGAAGAGACCAAAGCCACCACGCGCTGCGTTCCGCTAGACGGCCAGCCCGCCGGGCCGGGCGTTTGTATTCACTGCGGCAAACCGGCCACCGAGAAAGCGGTTTTCGCGAAGGCATATTGA
- a CDS encoding LOG family protein produces the protein MKIVSVFGGSLPQPGSAAYDEAVDMGRRLAEAGFAVATGGYGGVMEAASRGAAEADGHVIGVTCGLLENWREGLAANRWVKEEIKFGSLRERLNHLVEFCHAAIALGGGIGTLSEIALTWSLMQTGEITPKPLILVGPVWRNSLGAFLEHSDGYIRLEDKLLLKFAVNTDEAVAILKAHD, from the coding sequence ATGAAAATCGTTTCCGTCTTTGGCGGCTCATTGCCGCAACCGGGATCGGCGGCGTATGATGAAGCTGTGGACATGGGACGGCGGCTGGCCGAGGCCGGGTTCGCCGTCGCCACCGGGGGCTACGGCGGTGTGATGGAAGCCGCCAGCCGCGGGGCCGCCGAAGCCGACGGCCACGTGATCGGCGTGACCTGCGGCCTGCTCGAAAACTGGCGCGAGGGCCTGGCCGCCAATCGCTGGGTCAAAGAAGAGATCAAATTCGGCTCGTTGCGCGAGCGCCTGAATCATCTGGTGGAATTTTGCCACGCCGCCATCGCCCTCGGCGGCGGCATCGGCACGCTCTCCGAGATCGCCCTCACCTGGAGCCTGATGCAGACGGGCGAGATCACGCCCAAGCCGCTCATTCTCGTCGGCCCGGTATGGCGCAACTCGCTCGGCGCCTTCCTCGAGCACAGCGACGGCTACATTCGACTGGAAGACAAACTGCTGTTAAAATTCGCCGTCAACACAGATGAAGCCGTCGCCATTCTCAAGGCGCACGACTAA